Proteins from a genomic interval of Phlebotomus papatasi isolate M1 chromosome 3, Ppap_2.1, whole genome shotgun sequence:
- the LOC129808051 gene encoding methionine aminopeptidase 2: MEESVEKMQISEEGVNHEENSEKVDAEEVTADVESKEESKNKRKKKKKANKKAADEADALAASEGAKDKEDGVEEGTGGDAEKKKKKKNKKKGANGQTDPPSIPIAKLFPDGNFPEGEIMHHPTVADDRTAKDRFTSEEKRALDRLHLDIYSDLRHAAEAHRQTRQHMQRWIKPGMTMIEICEELENTARRLIGENGLEAGLAFPTGCSLNHCAAHYTPNAGDTTVLQYDDVCKIDFGTHIRGRIIDCAFTLTFNDKYDKLKEAVREATNTGIREAGIDVRLCDIGAVIQEVMESYEVELDGKTYQVKSIRNLNGHSIGPYRIHSGKTVPIVKGGETTRMEENEFYAIETFGSTGRGQVHDDMDCSHYMKNFDAQYVPLRLQSSKVLLNIINKNFSTLAFCKRWLDRAGATKYQMALKDLCDKGVVEPYPPLCDVKGCYTAQYEHTIMLRPSCKEIVSRGDDY, from the exons ATGGAAGAAAGTGTGGAAAAGATGCAAATCAGTGAGGAGGGTGTTAATCATGAGGAAAACAGTGAAAAAGTGGACGCTGAGGAGGTCACAGCCGACGTAGAGTCCAAGGAGGAGAGCAAAAACAAGcgcaagaagaagaaaaaagccaACAAAAAAGCTGCAG ATGAAGCTGACGCTCTGGCTGCCTCTGAGGGTGCCAAAGACAAGGAAGATGGTGTAGAGGAGGGCACTGGAGGTGATgcagagaagaagaagaaaaagaaaaacaagaaaaagggTGCCAATGGTCAGACAGATCCACCATCAATCCCCATTGCCAAGCTCTTCCCGGACGGAAATTTCCCGGAGGGTGAGATTATGCATCATCCGACCGTTGCGGATGATCGCACGGCCAAGGACAGATTCACGAGTGAGGAGAAACGGGCTCTGGATCGCCTGCACCTGGACATCTACAGTGACTTGAGACATGCAGCTGAGGCTCACAGACAGACGCGGCAGCATATGCAGCGTTGGATCAAGCCAGGCATGACGATGATTGAGATCTGTGAGGAACTGGAGAATACAGCCAGGCGTCTGATTGGAGAGAATGGCCTGGAGGCCGGCTTGGCCTTTCCCACTGGCTGCTCTCTCAATCACTGTGCTGCCCATTATACTCCCAATGCGGGCGATACCACGGTGCTGCAGTACGATGATGTGTGCAAGATTGACTTCGGAACGCACATCCGGGGCAGGATTATAGATTGCGCCTTCACGCTCACTTTCAACGACAAATACGACAAGCTGAAGGAAGCCGTCCGGGAGGCCACAAATACTGGCATCCGCGAGGCCGGAATCGACGTGAGGCTGTGCGACATTGGAGCTGTCATTCAGGAAGTCATGGAGTCCTACGAAGTGGAATTGGACGGGAAAACTTACCAG GTGAAGAGCATCAGAAACCTTAATGGGCACTCGATTGGGCCCTATCGCATCCATTCGGGTAAAACGGTGCCCATTGTGAAAGGTGGCGAGACGACACGCATGGAAGAAAATGAATTCTATGCCATCGAGACATTTGGTTCGACTGGACGTGGTCAGGTGCACGATGACATGGATTGTAGTCACTACATGAAGAACTTTGATGCTCAGTATGTGCCATTGCGCCTTCAGAGCTCCAAAGTGTTGCTCAACATCATCAACAAGAACTTCAGCACTTTAGCCTTCTGTAAGCGCTGGTTGGACCGTGCTGGCGCCACTAAGTACCAGATGGCGCTAAAGGATCTCTGTGACAAGGGAGTTGTTGAGCCCTATCCGCCACTGTGTGATGTCAAGGGCTGCTATACTGCTCAGTATGAGCACACCATAATGTTGCGCCCATCTTGCAAAGAGATCGTCTCTCGCGGCGATGACTACTGA
- the LOC129808052 gene encoding nuclear transcription factor Y subunit beta isoform X1, protein MDSENEFKHSYMMESVMVSAGDDIGSDTVDNSDDSDGNKSCKPLREQDRFLPIANVAKIMKRAIPENGKIAKDARECVQECVSEFISFITSEASDRCHMEKRKTINGEDILFAMSSLGFDNYVDPLKLYLQKYRETTKMDKNTPSTPPPQTTFEIIALNDDYSKNRRASIRKSPEIPKMPNSLADNTQNNQRKTEIFDPSVSNTVLYYQSDHQQFQL, encoded by the exons ATGGATTCAGAGAATGAGTTCAAGCACTCTTACATGATGGAAAGTGTTATGGTTTCGGCGGGAGATGATATTGGTTCAG ACACTGTGGATAATTCAGATGATTCTGACGGCAATAAATCGTGTAAGCCCTTACGAGAGCAAGATCGTTTCCTGCCCATTGCCAATGTGGCTAAAATCATGAAAAGAGCTATTCCGGAGAATGGGAAGATTGCAAAGGATGCACGGGAATGTGTCCAGGAGTGTGTGTCAGAGTTCATCTCCTTCATCACATCGGAAGCCAGCGACAGGTGTCACATGGAGAAGAGGAAAACAATTAATGGTGAGGACATTCTATTTGCAATGAGTAGCCTCGGATTCGACAACTACGTGGATCCCCTGAAGCTCTACCTGCAGAAGTACAGAGAAACCACCAAGATGGACAAAAACACACCAAGCACTCCTCCTCCCCAGACCACCTTTGAGATCATAGCCCTCAACGACGACTACAGTAAGAACCGGCGAGCCTCAATTCGGAAATCTCCCGAAATTCCTAAAATGCCAAATTCTCTTGCAGATAACACTCAGAACAATCAACGAAAGACAGAGATTTTCGATCCATCCGTCAGCAATACAGTCCTCTACTACCAAAGTGATCATCAACAATTTCAATTGTAA
- the LOC129808052 gene encoding uncharacterized protein LOC129808052 isoform X2, with the protein MDSENEFKHSYMMESVMVSAGDDIGSDTVDNSDDSDGNKSCKPLREQDRFLPIANVAKIMKRAIPENGKIAKDARECVQECVSEFISFITSEASDRCHMEKRKTINGEDILFAMSSLGFDNYVDPLKLYLQKYRETTKMDKNTPSTPPPQTTFEIIALNDDYNNTQNNQRKTEIFDPSVSNTVLYYQSDHQQFQL; encoded by the exons ATGGATTCAGAGAATGAGTTCAAGCACTCTTACATGATGGAAAGTGTTATGGTTTCGGCGGGAGATGATATTGGTTCAG ACACTGTGGATAATTCAGATGATTCTGACGGCAATAAATCGTGTAAGCCCTTACGAGAGCAAGATCGTTTCCTGCCCATTGCCAATGTGGCTAAAATCATGAAAAGAGCTATTCCGGAGAATGGGAAGATTGCAAAGGATGCACGGGAATGTGTCCAGGAGTGTGTGTCAGAGTTCATCTCCTTCATCACATCGGAAGCCAGCGACAGGTGTCACATGGAGAAGAGGAAAACAATTAATGGTGAGGACATTCTATTTGCAATGAGTAGCCTCGGATTCGACAACTACGTGGATCCCCTGAAGCTCTACCTGCAGAAGTACAGAGAAACCACCAAGATGGACAAAAACACACCAAGCACTCCTCCTCCCCAGACCACCTTTGAGATCATAGCCCTCAACGACGACTACA ATAACACTCAGAACAATCAACGAAAGACAGAGATTTTCGATCCATCCGTCAGCAATACAGTCCTCTACTACCAAAGTGATCATCAACAATTTCAATTGTAA
- the LOC129808053 gene encoding zinc finger protein 665-like, with protein MLVKIKEMEEVFIEDTIVKTEYTIQEEVQDSFSGYAREIVNFEIQELNEEEKKKDRKYKCETCGKLFQRKSYLWRHELSHTGTKNFHCNICPKSYTRKLSLNNHMLVHFPVDPVTCTICQKTLKNRDTLRRHMKIHSAERIHECGICGFKFYHKANVRRHIRDVHKQNPEYPVARPKRTLPPCRLCGKSFWKDGEYTSHMLEEHNDDKPFECAICLKKFKVKLYLTRHMGLHETDKAFSCEVCGQSFRKRVYLKMHQVRVHKCEEKNKNNAVQTEHENVQEVDNKPFECSICLKKFKRKIYLKKHMVRHETNKPNTPYSCTNCKISFKTKEYFWRHQAKHHKTKIEKISKSKEKSDQEIEAKVKEENSDDCCMELPNKTQLNPEYCSVIKIEKE; from the exons atGTTAGTGAAGATTAAAGAAATGGAAGAAGTTTTTATTGAGGATACTATTGTCAAAACAGAATATACCATTCAGGAAGAAGTCCAGGA TTCATTTTCTGGTTATGCTCGAGAAATAGTAAATTTTGAGATACAAGAATTGAATGAGGAGGAAAAGAAGAAGGATAGGAAATACAAATGTGAGACATGTGGAAAGCTATTTCAAAGGAAATCCTACCTGTGGAGACATGAACTAAGTCATACAGGAACTaagaattttcattgcaatatcTGTCCTAAGAGTTATACTAGAAAACTATCCCTAAACAATCACATGCTAGTCCATTTTCCTGTAGATCCAGTCACATGTACAATTTGCCAGAAAACTTTAAAGAATAGAGATACCCTCAGAAGGCACATGAAAATCCATTCGGCGGAAAGAATCCACGAATGCGGCATTTGTGGCTTCAAATTTTATCACAAAGCCAATGTAAGGCGTCACATTAGAGATGTGCATAAGCAAAACCCAGAATATCCCGTAGCACGTCCTAAAAGGACCCTCCCACCATGTCGACTCTGCGGAAAAAGCTTCTGGAAGGATGGAGAATATACCTCTCATATGCTGGAAGAGCATAATGATGACAAACCATTTGAATGTGCCATTTGTTTGAAGAAATTCAAAGTGAAACTCTATCTTACAAGGCATATGGGTCTTCATGAGACAGACAAGGCATTCTCCTGTGAAGTTTGTGGACAGTCTTTCAGGAAGAGAGTGTATCTGAAGATGCATCAAGTGAGGGTGCATaaatgtgaggaaaaaaacaagaataatgCTGTACAGACTGAACATGAAAACGTTCAGGAAGTAGACAATAAGCCCTTCGAATGTTCTATATGCCTCAAAAAATTCAAACGGAAAATCTATCTCAAGAAACATATGGTTCGTCATGAAACAAATAAACCAAATACTCCATACTCCTGCACAAACTGCAAGATATCCTTCAAGACGAAGGAATATTTCTGGAGGCATCAAGCAAAGCATCATAAAACAAAGATTGAGAAAATTTCGAAGTCGAAAGAAAAATCTGACCAAGAAATAGAGGCAAAGGTTAAAGAAGAAAACTCAGATGACTGCTGTATGGAACTTCCTAACAAAACTCAATTGAATCCTGAATATTGTTCTGTTATCAAGATTGAAAAAGAATAA